The uncultured Desulfuromonas sp. genome has a segment encoding these proteins:
- a CDS encoding transporter substrate-binding domain-containing protein, with protein sequence MVKHLHLIISGLIIIILVSVVGAKAQLSETATLVLTDDEKAWLAEHPTILLAPDPDFSPVEFFDRQGIYRGIAADFIAVIEQRLGIHFQRVQRANWPQILDGIRHQQLDMLGAVAMTPQRRNYLEFTEPFLEFPGVIVAHKSVTKTYTLDDLRGKTVALVEGYTGHELLSRDYPDILLDVVPDTATGLRKVAFGRVDVFVGNLGTAAYALEREGITNLHVVGETGEIYQWAFAVRKDWPQLRSILQKALDTIDARQRQALIRTWVQPLPQQQPITRRMWLALAAVVLGGLVVVAWIFAWNRLLKRQVQQRTAQLQRALFEAEISRDNVDAILKSVADGLIVANRDNRVILMNRAAEQLLGTSLNEAYLQAIDTVLASPECSRYLSRVFEQGDDSGAVEWVVEGVGEQQGRTIQARTAVVEAQHGKRSRTITIVRDVTRERELDRMKNEFISTAAHELRTPLTAVMGYTELLLHPEEFNVIEPKEQHRLLTTIYEKASRLEAIVSDLLDLSRVHSGCLIALSRASCDINSLLCRAVGSYQYRQDCTLALELDSDEMVLWADEKKLEQVMDNLLSNAVKFSPQPCQIFVRGHREDGFYLIEVEDRGIGMTPEQVERVFDKFYRVDSSDTAPGGLGLGMSIVKSIVEAHGGTIDVQSTPGQGTCITVNLPVESTVAGCQEPLTQD encoded by the coding sequence ATGGTAAAACATCTGCACTTGATAATTAGTGGACTGATTATAATCATTTTGGTCAGTGTCGTCGGGGCAAAAGCGCAACTCAGCGAAACGGCAACGCTGGTGCTGACCGATGATGAAAAGGCCTGGTTGGCGGAGCATCCCACGATTTTACTGGCTCCGGATCCCGATTTTTCTCCGGTGGAATTCTTTGATCGGCAGGGCATTTATCGAGGTATCGCCGCGGATTTTATCGCGGTTATCGAGCAGCGTCTGGGGATTCATTTTCAACGAGTGCAACGCGCCAACTGGCCGCAGATCCTTGACGGTATTCGTCACCAACAACTGGATATGCTCGGTGCCGTAGCAATGACACCGCAGCGTCGTAACTATCTGGAATTCACCGAACCCTTTCTCGAATTCCCTGGGGTGATCGTTGCCCATAAATCCGTGACTAAAACTTATACGCTGGATGATTTGCGCGGTAAAACCGTTGCCTTGGTTGAAGGCTATACCGGGCATGAATTGCTGTCGCGCGATTATCCCGATATTCTGCTTGATGTGGTGCCGGATACCGCCACCGGATTGCGTAAAGTGGCCTTTGGCCGGGTCGATGTGTTTGTCGGCAATCTTGGTACCGCGGCGTATGCATTGGAGCGGGAGGGGATTACCAACCTCCATGTGGTGGGTGAAACGGGTGAAATCTATCAATGGGCGTTTGCCGTGCGTAAGGACTGGCCGCAATTGCGTTCGATCCTTCAAAAAGCTCTTGATACGATTGATGCCCGGCAGCGTCAGGCATTGATCCGTACCTGGGTGCAGCCTCTGCCTCAACAACAGCCCATAACCCGCCGGATGTGGCTGGCTCTGGCCGCTGTGGTGCTTGGGGGACTGGTTGTTGTCGCTTGGATCTTTGCCTGGAACCGTCTGTTGAAACGCCAGGTGCAACAGCGCACCGCTCAGTTACAGCGTGCCCTGTTTGAGGCTGAAATCAGTCGCGACAATGTGGATGCCATTCTTAAATCCGTCGCTGACGGCCTGATTGTCGCCAATCGGGATAATCGGGTGATTTTGATGAATCGCGCTGCGGAACAGTTGTTGGGAACCAGTCTCAATGAGGCTTACCTGCAGGCCATTGACACGGTGCTGGCTTCTCCTGAATGCAGCCGTTATCTGTCGCGGGTGTTTGAACAGGGCGATGATTCCGGTGCTGTGGAATGGGTGGTGGAAGGCGTTGGCGAACAACAGGGCCGCACTATTCAGGCGCGCACTGCTGTGGTCGAAGCGCAGCACGGCAAGCGAAGTCGCACCATTACGATTGTGCGCGATGTCACCCGCGAGCGGGAGCTCGACCGAATGAAGAATGAATTTATCAGCACGGCGGCTCATGAGTTGCGGACACCGTTGACCGCTGTGATGGGATATACCGAACTGTTGCTCCACCCGGAAGAATTTAACGTGATTGAGCCCAAGGAGCAGCACCGCTTATTGACAACCATCTATGAAAAAGCCAGTCGACTGGAAGCCATCGTCTCTGACCTGCTCGATTTGAGTCGTGTGCACTCCGGATGTCTGATTGCTCTGTCGCGTGCCTCATGTGATATCAACAGCCTGTTATGCCGTGCCGTGGGAAGCTATCAATATCGTCAGGATTGCACCTTGGCCCTGGAACTGGACAGTGACGAGATGGTGTTGTGGGCGGATGAGAAAAAGCTTGAGCAGGTGATGGACAACCTGTTGAGCAACGCCGTGAAGTTTTCACCGCAGCCGTGTCAGATTTTTGTGCGTGGACACCGTGAAGACGGGTTTTATCTCATCGAAGTTGAAGACCGGGGCATCGGTATGACACCGGAACAGGTGGAGCGGGTTTTTGATAAGTTTTATCGGGTCGATTCGTCAGACACGGCACCCGGCGGCCTCGGGTTGGGGATGTCGATCGTCAAGAGTATTGTCGAAGCGCATGGCGGTACCATTGACGTGCAGAGCACACCGGGGCAGGGAACCTGCATCACCGTCAACCTGCCCGTGGAATCAACTGTGGCGGGTTGTCAGGAACCCTTAACACAGGATTGA